CGCTTGCTGTAGCAGACCATTTACAACCATTTACCACGTCGCCGCAGGCAAATTTTTTTGCCATTATGATGTGATGTCTACAAAGTAGATATCTCTTGTGTCTGCGATCTCTGATTTCAAATTGTGATGTTTTTATAAAAAAAATCACCGAAGAAGGCTTGGAAGCCTCTTCATGTGTGATGATATTGAGATTCGTCCAGCACCAACTACCATGATTAGTGCCACCATGGCAAGCAGTGCCAAGTCATAGTCCCAGCCGCCCTGCGCTATGAAGAACCCTTTTTCCCACCTTATGTGGAATATGGCGTCGACTAGGATTATTCCAAATATTGCGCCAGTCACTCTGGTGAGTACACCTATAATCAGTGCAATCCCGCCTATTGTCTCTGCAAGCGCAATTGGAATCTGCAGTTCTGGGGGCAAGCCAAAGCCAATTAGCAGCTCGCGCCACACTGGGTCGAACTTTTGCAGGCCGTATGCGACAAATATCGTTCCAACTGCTGCCTTGATTCCCAAGTATGCAACATCAAATCGCATCTCGCTTTTTGCAATGCTTTGAGTCAAACTCATGATTGTATGTTGGAATGGTACATAGTAAAACACCGTGCTTTACAATTGTAAAGTATGCAATGCGGCTGGAATGCAAATCCGGTTAAAACGAAATTTAATCAAAGGTTATAATTTCACCGGCTCACTATCTATCAGACAAAATGTCAAAACAAATGAAAATGGCAATAATTGCAGCAATAGTTGCGGCGTCTGTCATAGTTGCGGCGTACTTTATTCCGGCGCAGACAACTGTGAACATCGAGCCTGTTGAGGGCGAGGATGAGGACACACCGCGCGCAATTGCTGCAGCGCTTGACTATGTACGAATCAGTCCGACCTATGCGTTTGACGGAATCGAGGACACCATAAAGATAGACAAGATAAGCAAGACCGGGTCGTCTCCTGCGGAATTTGACATCACGGTAAGCTTTGAATCCACTCATGGCGGGTTTGGGAACCGTGAGGGCCAGATGCTCACACAGGTAATGACTCCTCACATGATGCAGATTTTAGTGTCTGATGGAACTGTGATCTCTGCCGTAACTGACGGCACATGGGATGAGCAGAACCACCAGTATGTCCTAAAGCACCCAAGTGAGAAGCTTGTGCCAAGTGATGAACAGGTGCCTGCACCGTCAGGACCGGTCTCAGACTATGCCTCGCTTGTCGACTCTATCAAATCAAGGGGGATAGCAGTGGAGCCAGTTGAGGAGCTTGACGACTCGCCGTTTTCCACCCCAACCAAGGTAATATCGGTTGGAGGCGCAACAATCCAGGTGTACGAGTTCCAAAGCGAGTCTGAT
Above is a window of Candidatus Nitrosotenuis cloacae DNA encoding:
- a CDS encoding DoxX family protein; this encodes MSLTQSIAKSEMRFDVAYLGIKAAVGTIFVAYGLQKFDPVWRELLIGFGLPPELQIPIALAETIGGIALIIGVLTRVTGAIFGIILVDAIFHIRWEKGFFIAQGGWDYDLALLAMVALIMVVGAGRISISSHMKRLPSLLR